The Apostichopus japonicus isolate 1M-3 chromosome 1, ASM3797524v1, whole genome shotgun sequence DNA segment ATGGCGACGATAGAGGGAGCTGTAGGTGTTAGGGGAGGTAGATCTGTTTTCATCCTCGGTTCTTCTATTGCGTCGCGAGTGAACGATTTATACACAAAGCATACTGGAGACATAATTGGCAACATTTCGTTTATTATTCCCATCGGTATGTTTATAGTTACGGAAGCTATATGAACTTCTTTAATAAGGTTTGCTGAAATTGAAAACAATCATGCTTTAAAGTCCAGCTTGTTAAGATAGAGCCTTGGTATGAAAACCGAACCCACAGTAGTTTAAACATGGCAGGTTTGTCATGTGCTATATATAACGTCAGTAGAGCCTTGTTTAGATTATATGTTCGGATTTACCGTGTGGTTCAAAATGAGGAAAAGAGAACGTCAAGATGGAAAATAGTAAAAAGCTCCGCCTCATATTACACTAGGACGGAGGATTCGCTCGCTATATCACACAAACTATCATAGTCTCTCAGCTTCAGTCACAGTTAAGTTGGTACTGCAGCCATGGAAGTATTACCCACAATTCCATGCAGTcagggcggactgggtctttaAACCGGCCCGGACATGTTTCActtagaccggcccattattcattgatatgttacttactagtgatcgccgtcctgggggaaggggtctaatgggagggggtgtcccctccccattgagatttgtttgagttaaggaatgcctagatgcaaaaaaAGTGCTATATTAGTCAATTTTgaaggttacaataatcctttgaAGAAGACCCAAGAATAATTTCCAGAAGCAAAACTTGAATAAACcgaggaaagttaaaaacgtaaacaaaagagacaaaagtatatattttagactggattttaattagttttaagcattttgtgacaacatgcttgaaaaacttaaataaaatccactaaaacatatatgttcaataacacgaACACATGTCATGTCTACGAGAGCAGGAGCCTACGCAGTTCGCTGCTTCTGGCAACCACatcattaatgatattttagtgtcaagtttggccaagatTCTTTTTcccacagacatcaacatgaacgcctcaagatgttcttgTGTAATTTTACTGCTCAAACGGCTTTTGATTCTCTTCAAGGCAAAGAAAGTTCGTTCACATGCTACTTGTGACACAGGTAGCGTTACCAGCAACTTGTAGGCAAGCCCAAGGTTCAACTTAAGGTTCAACTTAAGGAGCACCTTGTGGCAGCAGAGAAGACAGTCTTTACAtgactgattcccacagttaaaatatatttctacacccCGTCtatattctattaactactgtgaaaatgggctgtagtTTTTACCAGGCTCTCCGGCCCACCGGCCCATATGTCCACCGGCCCActgggcattgcccaaatgcccgtgtggccagtccgccactgcaTGCGTTAACCACGCgattatgatgatgacaatACTAATGGTCCATGCGTTAACCACGCGATTATGACGATGGTAATACTAAGGGTCCATGGTAACGAACACAGCTAGCTTGTACAATAATACAACCAAGAAGCCGAAAGCAGGATATACCAAACTGTTTACAACGTACCGTGAACCAGAAAATAGGTATGCAGTGAACTTTTAATAGGTGAGCAATTGTTGTAGAATGTAGTTATATATCTAAGAGAGCAATGACATATGTGACTAATAGCCTACCGTGTAAAATGAACGTCAGTAACCTAAGCTCACAAAAAACACTGTCAAAGTTCGGCGTTATGTTACGCACAATTAGCGAACTGTAAATTAGCAATGACTTGGTCTTCGTATAATTTAGCCACTTAAATCACCCTCACGAGTGCGTTTTTATTACCTTGACGTTTAAATTATCTTATAGTCTACTTGTCAACCGTTAAAAACACCCATATGATGTAGGCCTATTATGTGGACGAATTTAACATGCTCAACTAGGTATTGCTTCCCTCTCTGCAATGAGTTggtcattattattatcttaaaatacattatgataataattaaCGACCATAGGTTAGACTTACATCAATAAAGTCTATACATGTGCATACGACAGAATTGTGTGTGTATCCATATAAGCGttgatgttttttctttttgaaatgtaaaggggggggggggctggcttCTAGTTTATTTAAGGTATGTCAGCTTGTATCCTTTTTCATTGCCAGAGCTttcattttaagaaaagtcacccaagacagtggcgtaagaaggtacttttgagtgggggggggggctgaagactgatggccggcctgggggaggggtctaaggggagggggtgtccccctcccctttggatttttttgcatttccaggtggcctcagatgcaatttggtgcaatatagcacacttcaacacccactccattttgtaaacttaattttgtattttcacctggccttagatgcaatttggtgctccaaatgagttttttttctcatttggaaatgaaaaaggggttttctgacttgcgaaccgggggggcggaatgatacatccgcccctccacatttttcactgggggggctggcgcccccccagccccccggttcctacgcccttgacccAAGATATAGAGCCGGGTCGGacaaccaaacaacttgatacACGCtgaaccccagtccccttatgCCGATACCGTGTGACTATGGGGTGGTACGGTATATCACGATTCCCTTCGAAAGTCTGTGGCCAAGTGAACAGCGAAACAGAGACATTGAAGTTGAAGACATCGGCCATGTCGCTTTAAGATTTTACAAGGTAAACAACATTACGCGATGGACGGTAGGTAATGGTTCATGAAAACTTTTTTATGGCTGTTATCATAGTTATGATAAGTTATGGCTTGAACATCTCCGAAGCTACTCGTGCAAGTCTGAAGTCCAAACAAGAGTTTATATTTACAGAATATCTTAAAAGCCCAAGATATGGTTGTCTGATATAGAATGTTTGCAAGCAAGTAATTTCTACGAAATAAAAACAGCGCAAATACACGATAAGACAAAAGCCATAAGTTGAATGTTGTAAATTATAAGTGTTTATTGTATGGTTAAATTAGATGCTAGGATGAAGATATACTTTGAAATCGAATAGCGACTTTTGATGAACCAGCCGCTCTGGTGGTTTTCTGACTCAACAAAACCTTTTCGATCTGTAACAGTCCCTCTAGTATTACAATTTCAACTACGGTGGTCCAGAATAGGCATTATGAATAAATTGCTTTAGTCGAAATGTCAACTTTTtaccttgttatttttttttttaaataaaggcGAAGTATTTATTCCACAAATTGGACAACAAGATTAAAGTCAAAAGTTTTTAAGTTAAACTTAAAGTTTTCCATTCTCGTTAATATACTATTTCAACTGTCCTGTGCCACCGTACATACATGGTATATAATACGCTTCTGTTAGATCAGGGATCAGTTACTATACATTTGCACGTGTCTGGCATGTACACAGTACCGTACGTCGTTTTAAACTTTGATAACACACTGATTACAACTGTAAGAAAGTAAAACATTGTCGGAATAAACCGTAATTTTAACTCACCGGGGGACAACGGGAGGGTTTTCaatctggagggggggggggaggggggcgggtgAAGTGTGACAATGTTCGACGGCAGAAGCATACGTCATAGTTACCTCAACCCTTCTCGACTAATTAATGCTCTTGTGTATTTGTGTGTTTAATTTACACattccagtatttgaatgttttcgaTAAAAATGGtactttttaattaaaatttctttttaatttctgaACAACAGGGCACATGTTACTTCAAAAGGCAATCTATAACAGTTAAGTCAATTACACTTATTGAGAATAAACATGCACAAGGATACTGTTTATATTATCAAACTGGATCCTCTTAAATTATGTAATTGGGGCAGTGTTGAGctattttcaataaaatgtCCCCTTCGGCTTCCATTCACTGACTCGTTCCCCGCCACCGCAAGATACTATTTTATACATAAATTCACCCTTCACAAGGGGTTCAAATAGAGAGGGAGATggctaaaataaaaataaaaaactcaTTAGGATCCTCCTCCTTCTACAGTGTGACAATTATCGCCTACGCACTGCCCAGCTGCGGACCATTTAGAAGATTCATCTTTCTCCCTCTTCAGTTTGTCCAGTTCAtctataaaaatgaaagaaattggAATGAATGTTTTGGATTTGAGATTCGCAAAGCAGACACATAATATCGATAGCCAATATATCGATAACAGTTATTGGTTTTAGAGGGAGGCTGCGGTCGAGGTGGGTGGGGCTGGGAGTGGAGTCAGGGCCAGGGATGGGCTTAGGCTGGGGAAATGATGTTTCTTTTGGAAACGTCAGTGATTGAGCGTCTCCTAGCAACAAACTTCAAGAGAATGACGACGTGGGTGTTACTTCGAAACGTAACGAAAATGGGGGCGCTGCGTTCTGCGAAGCATTTCCGACCTCTTTagattttgtttattattataattatgcaaaaaacggaaaaaaagaCTCGTATCGGTATTTCGGTGAAAAGTGCCATCAAACTGAAACGTACTTCTTTTTACCACGTGACCTGATCATGAACTCTACAACACTAGTGTATATAGCCCATTTGAGAGAAAAAACGACTTAAAGCAAACATGGTCTTTTACATTTCACataaaacataatataaacTGGGTTCTTTTTGCTGAGTTCCAAAGTTTTGAACTTCAAATAATCgttcaaaatgtttcaaactaacaaaacaaagaaactaataagaaacaaacaatcagaAACATTAATGTGGTTAATAATGTGATTCCTGACCGAGTGCTTTCTTCAATGCTGgtaaaatgttatcaataagGTGGCATTCTAAACAATCAGAAACATTAATGTGGTTAATAATGTGATTCCTCACCGAGTGCTTTCTTCAATGCTGgtaaaatgttatcaataagGTGGCATTCTCTGTGTTTCTTGTTCTTCCTAACATCCATTGATGATGACAGATCTTTATAGAGGTCGTCCTTTCTTGTCATTTTAGGCCACCAAGGAAGTTTCCTTTCTTCGTCCTCATATCCTTTATTTGGATCCCTACGTTTGTAGCGAATATAGAAAAGTAGAAATATATTACACGGACGCAAGGATGGAGAATGGTCTggttaatatcatatatattttaacatttggCTAAGAAGCAGGCAATCTTATGTCAGTTGAAGGAGACAAAAATCCCCTACAGTTTTCATTAGCCTATGAAAGAGAAGGTAGGCTATATGTCTTGAACAATTTCCCTAAACAGATAAGACCAAATCTTTATAAGTTCCATTTGTGGGAGGTCAAAGATTGAATGTTCCTTCACACTGCACAAGACTGAGCCACAGTCGCTCTAATGTTTCTCTTTATTGTTTTCGTCAATAATAGAGATGGGTTTGAATATGCTGAATACTCATGATAGCATTGGTTTCgatgtcaacactgttaacattttatAACTTGAACGTTTCTCCCAAATCGAACAAGATTTTTCGTAACTGTTTGGGGAAGTTTTCTTCAGAAAGTTTCCTGTTTTATACAATAAATTTTTTTGTTGGGGTTGTTCGTACATAGTTTACGGtataaaacgaatgacaattaaGTTCGGTGAATTagtaaagtgtttttttttcttggcccTTTCTCTGTATCCTTTATAAACAGAGGTGGAGTCATGTATTCTGTTTGCATTCAACACACGCACTAAAATAACCGTatttatgttttcttgttttggtattcgaatccccccccccagccccattagttttcttttgtctttaagTTTGTTTTAGATTTCTCTTTACCCTGTTTTCACAAAATTACTCCAATATGTCATCGCCTTCCGAGAAAACTCTTTCTCCTCATCTGTAGTCTTCTTATACAGCCGTTCTTCAAATGGACCACCAAACACATACTGCAACTCATCACCATGGGAAGCTCCGACCCACGTCGCTCCCGTAAGAGTGTTCGTCGGCTTAAATGTCATATTGTATCGATATACGTTAGCGTGTGACGACGACGCCGCTCTGGCAAATGTAAAACCGCCACAGATGACCATATAATCACCGAAAAACCGCGATATCTCAGTAAATAAATCGCGATCTTCGTTTCCTAATTGCTGGGAATCCGTTGCGTATACAGTTTTAATAATTTCTTGCAAGACTGGATGCTCTAGACCGAGAAGAGACATAAAATGGCTAAATGTCGTGGAATTGATAACCGGCTTTACATGTGCGTCTTGAAAATATGATACAATTTGCATGGTTCCTTCGTCAGCGTTGTGACCCAAGATAAGGTTTTCCGCGTTCATGGCTCCGTTATTTAATAAAGTCGTGACATCAGTTGGTATAAAGTCACCATCAACTATTGTTTCTATCTGAAAGCTCAAAGTCCTTCCTAATTCTTGTTGCGCCTAGATTGAAGAAAATGAACACAAGATCTTCTTTGAGCATTATTCCTTCATGCAGTAAAACATGGCAACGTTAAGGTGATGATCAGATCGTTTTCTGTAATTAAATTGCTGCAATTCCTTATTTTGCTTAAAAATATCGACATTATGGCATTTGAATTAGTGAATAATACACTAAGTTATCAACTTAAATTGATACATTGGTGACATTTGGTAAATTATTGAATTTccagtggaggagggggggggggggtggtgggaggggaCGGCATGACATTATAACATGTATTCTTAAATATATTACTCAATAGAATTGAAAACAACATGTGGAGTACATGGTAACCTACCATGCTGAGTTTCTGCAGTAAACCTTCTGCTGGTGATGTCTGCAGACAGGAGAGCAGCCGTTCGTCCTTTCTTATATCTTCTTCACTGCAGCCGACCAGTTTAGCGAGAGTTTCTATCTCTTTACGGTGATAGATAGCACCAAGATATCTCTTTAACGGGTGGTTGGGAGCACCActctgaattaaaaaaaaaacatacaattatgtcaatattttatatctcatgAATTACATAACTTTTAAGATG contains these protein-coding regions:
- the LOC139971312 gene encoding acetylcholinesterase-like, whose product is MKSTTLVLIAVNLSIGFLAYVCGASRQPSVKLRDGTVVNGVLEIFESSDIQVARDVSVYYGIPYAEAPVGSLRFKAPVPLKNRDNPYNASTVGKSCHQPDIGEIFELVNQEKSEDCLFLDVFVPRPKQKTRPVLVWIHGGMLLVGAGQMPSTSVLPLAAYGDIIIVTINYRLGVLGFLTSADDLIPGNLGLKDQQLALKWIHENIEAFGGDPSRITIMGQGAGSACVGYHVLSPSSNGLFKNAIMESGAPNHPLKRYLGAIYHRKEIETLAKLVGCSEEDIRKDERLLSCLQTSPAEGLLQKLSMAQQELGRTLSFQIETIVDGDFIPTDVTTLLNNGAMNAENLILGHNADEGTMQIVSYFQDAHVKPVINSTTFSHFMSLLGLEHPVLQEIIKTVYATDSQQLGNEDRDLFTEISRFFGDYMVICGGFTFARAASSSHANVYRYNMTFKPTNTLTGATWVGASHGDELQYVFGGPFEERLYKKTTDEEKEFSRKAMTYWSNFVKTGDPNKGYEDEERKLPWWPKMTRKDDLYKDLSSSMDVRKNKKHRECHLIDNILPALKKALDELDKLKREKDESSKWSAAGQCVGDNCHTVEGGGS